One window from the genome of Thermus tengchongensis encodes:
- the groL gene encoding chaperonin GroEL (60 kDa chaperone family; promotes refolding of misfolded polypeptides especially under stressful conditions; forms two stacked rings of heptamers to form a barrel-shaped 14mer; ends can be capped by GroES; misfolded proteins enter the barrel where they are refolded when GroES binds) yields MAKILVFDEAARRALERGVNAVADAVKVTLGPRGRNVVLEKKFGSPTITKDGVTVAKEIELENHLENIGAQLLKEVASKTNDVAGDGTTTATVLAQAIVREGLKNVAAGANPLALKRGIEKAVEAAVEKIRSLAIPVEDRKAIEEVATISANDPDVGKLIADAMEKVGKEGIITVEESKSLETELKFVEGYQFDKGYISPYFITNPDAMEAVLEDAFILIVEKKVSNVRELLPILEQVAQTGKPLLLIAEDVEGEALATLVVNKLRGTLNVAAVKAPGFGDRRKEMLKDIAAVTGGTVISEELGFKLENATLSMLGRAERVRITKDETTIVGGKGKKEDIEARINGIKKELETTDSEYAKEKLQERLAKLAGGVAVIRVGAATETELKEKKHRFEDALNATRAAVEEGIVPGGGVALLRAISAVDELLKKLEGDEATGAKIVRRALEEPARQIAENAGYEGSVVVQRILSETKNLRLGFNAATGEYADMVEAGIVDPAKVTRSALQNAASIGSLILTTEAVVAEKPEKKESTPAPAGGGDMDF; encoded by the coding sequence ATGGCGAAGATCCTGGTGTTTGACGAGGCAGCCCGCCGGGCCTTGGAGCGCGGCGTTAATGCGGTGGCCGATGCGGTGAAGGTAACCCTTGGCCCCCGGGGTCGGAACGTGGTCCTGGAGAAGAAGTTCGGCTCCCCCACCATCACCAAGGACGGGGTGACGGTGGCCAAGGAGATCGAGCTGGAGAACCACTTGGAGAACATCGGGGCCCAGCTCCTCAAGGAGGTGGCCTCCAAGACCAACGACGTGGCCGGTGACGGCACCACCACCGCCACCGTCTTGGCCCAGGCCATCGTGCGGGAGGGCCTGAAGAACGTGGCCGCCGGCGCCAACCCCCTGGCCCTCAAGCGGGGCATCGAGAAGGCGGTGGAGGCGGCGGTGGAGAAGATCCGCTCCCTGGCCATCCCCGTGGAGGACCGCAAGGCCATCGAGGAGGTGGCCACCATCTCCGCCAACGACCCTGACGTCGGCAAGCTCATCGCCGACGCCATGGAGAAGGTGGGGAAGGAGGGGATCATCACCGTCGAGGAGTCCAAGAGCCTGGAGACCGAACTGAAGTTCGTGGAGGGGTACCAGTTTGACAAGGGGTACATCTCCCCCTACTTCATCACCAACCCCGACGCCATGGAGGCGGTCCTCGAGGACGCCTTCATCCTCATCGTGGAGAAGAAGGTCTCCAACGTTCGCGAACTCCTCCCCATCCTGGAGCAGGTGGCCCAGACGGGTAAGCCCCTCCTCCTGATCGCCGAGGACGTGGAAGGCGAGGCCCTGGCTACCCTGGTGGTGAACAAGCTCCGGGGCACCCTGAACGTGGCCGCGGTGAAGGCCCCCGGCTTCGGTGACCGCCGCAAGGAGATGCTGAAGGACATCGCCGCGGTCACGGGCGGCACCGTCATCTCCGAGGAGCTTGGCTTCAAGCTGGAGAACGCCACCCTCTCCATGCTGGGCCGGGCCGAGCGGGTGCGCATCACCAAGGACGAGACCACCATCGTGGGCGGCAAGGGTAAGAAGGAGGACATCGAGGCCCGCATCAACGGCATCAAGAAGGAGCTGGAGACCACAGACAGCGAGTACGCCAAGGAGAAGCTCCAGGAGCGCCTGGCCAAGCTGGCGGGCGGCGTGGCAGTGATCCGGGTGGGCGCCGCCACCGAGACCGAGCTCAAGGAGAAGAAGCACCGCTTTGAGGATGCCCTGAACGCCACCCGGGCCGCGGTGGAGGAGGGCATCGTCCCGGGCGGTGGCGTGGCGCTTCTCAGGGCCATCAGCGCCGTGGACGAGCTCCTTAAGAAGCTGGAGGGGGACGAGGCCACTGGGGCTAAGATCGTGCGCCGGGCCCTGGAGGAACCTGCCCGTCAGATCGCCGAGAACGCCGGCTACGAGGGCTCCGTGGTGGTCCAGAGGATCCTCTCCGAGACCAAGAACCTCCGCCTGGGCTTCAACGCCGCCACCGGGGAGTACGCGGACATGGTGGAGGCTGGCATCGTGGACCCCGCCAAGGTGACCCGCTCCGCCCTGCAGAATGCCGCTTCCATCGGCTCCCTCATCCTGACCACCGAGGCGGTGGTGGCGGAGAAGCCCGAGAAGAAGGAGTCCACCCCTGCGCCTGCGGGCGGCGGGGACATGGACTTCTAA
- the groES gene encoding co-chaperone GroES, translating into MAAEVKTVIKPLGDRVVVKRIEEEPKTKGGIVLPDTAKEKPQKGKVIAVGSGRVLENGQKVPLEVKEGDIVVFAKYGGTEIEIDGEEYVILSERDLLAVLQ; encoded by the coding sequence ATGGCCGCGGAGGTGAAGACGGTGATCAAGCCCCTAGGCGACCGGGTTGTGGTGAAGCGGATTGAGGAGGAGCCCAAGACCAAGGGCGGCATCGTGCTCCCCGACACCGCCAAGGAGAAGCCCCAGAAGGGCAAGGTGATCGCGGTGGGCTCGGGCCGCGTCCTGGAGAACGGGCAGAAGGTGCCCCTCGAGGTTAAGGAGGGGGACATCGTGGTCTTTGCCAAGTACGGCGGCACCGAGATCGAAATCGACGGCGAGGAGTACGTGATCCTCTCCGAGCGCGACCTTTTGGCGGTTCTGCAGTAA
- a CDS encoding TrmH family RNA methyltransferase: MRIQSPANPRVKALAALKERKERERAGLFLVEGRREVERALRAGLQLETLLLGPKATPEDQALVGSAPILELSQEAMERVSVRENPPPVIGVFRLPHKTLKEVRLPQNPLVLVLLGLEKPGNLGAILRSADGAGVDLVLVAEGVDLYSPQVIRNSTGVVFSLPVYPASEGEAARFLEQRGLLLVAATPKGERIYWEEDYRRGVAFLLGAEDEGLPEAWLRRAQTRVRIPMRGVADSLNVSVSAALLLYEAQRQRSLNLRTPFAAFPPTSP; encoded by the coding sequence ATGCGCATCCAAAGCCCCGCTAACCCCAGGGTGAAGGCCCTGGCTGCCCTGAAGGAACGCAAGGAGCGGGAGCGGGCTGGGCTTTTTTTGGTGGAGGGACGGCGGGAGGTGGAACGGGCCCTAAGGGCCGGCCTCCAGCTGGAAACCCTCCTCCTCGGCCCCAAGGCCACCCCTGAGGACCAAGCCCTGGTGGGATCGGCCCCCATCCTGGAGCTTTCCCAGGAGGCGATGGAGCGGGTTTCCGTAAGGGAGAACCCGCCTCCCGTCATCGGGGTCTTCCGTCTGCCCCACAAAACCCTAAAGGAGGTCCGGCTCCCGCAAAACCCCCTGGTCTTGGTCCTTCTGGGCCTGGAAAAACCCGGCAACCTTGGGGCCATCCTGCGCTCCGCGGACGGGGCAGGGGTGGATCTGGTCCTGGTGGCGGAAGGGGTGGACCTCTATAGCCCCCAGGTGATCCGGAACTCCACGGGGGTGGTCTTCTCCCTGCCCGTCTACCCCGCCTCCGAAGGAGAAGCGGCCCGCTTCCTGGAGCAAAGGGGGCTCCTCCTGGTGGCCGCCACCCCCAAAGGGGAAAGGATCTATTGGGAAGAGGACTACCGAAGGGGGGTGGCCTTCCTCCTGGGGGCCGAGGACGAGGGGCTCCCCGAGGCCTGGCTTCGGCGGGCCCAGACTCGGGTGCGCATCCCCATGCGGGGAGTGGCGGATAGCCTCAACGTTTCCGTGAGCGCCGCCCTCCTCCTCTACGAGGCCCAACGCCAAAGAAGCCTAAATTTAAGAACTCCTTTTGCAGCCTTCCCTCCAACATCCCCCTAG
- a CDS encoding GNAT family N-acetyltransferase, translating into MGYVPPPTPQHGLEEGPILLKDGRTAFLRRAGPKDLPLFVEFLRRLSPESLRMRFFSPISPEKAAELLLSAKPQEEKVTLMVLAGDPPRMVATGEYVRLKGEDTAEVAFLVDDAFQGKGLGTLLLERLALIAAKRGIRRFQAFVLAENQKMLNVFMESGFQVRAHRDSGEVEVEFEILLEERAAERFEWREKVSTLASLHPFFFPRGVAVVGASRDPESIGYRVLENLIFGRFQGPVYPVNEAIGKEGGTVGPLLAYPRVESIPGPVDLAVIAVPKERVWEALEASGRRGVRASVVLTTGFQEQEARELADKARRLGMRLLGPGSLGLVHTHPEVRLAAGLAPLPKPGPLAISSQSGTLGRAVMAYAEGMGLGISSFVSLGAKADLSSNDLLQFWEEDERTRVILLYLESFGNPRRFSRLARRIGKKKPILAVHPSRDPLVRTLFAQAGVIRANSLEEAFDVAALLALGRLPENNRVRLISNASGPSNLALEALREGGLEVEHVDLGSTANREDFAKALAEALESEAGSIFLLFVPMGFTSEEEFLALLEKAEGNKLLLACVMGSPGVRARVLGQAALYRFPESAAIALSRAWGYKVWREEPLHFPDFPDLRLEEARKLLEGKKTLSQAEGAALLECFGLPLGKGEGLSLKLTAKPHPLFGPVFTLVLPTPLGDQVLGQRLSPLTQKDAQELVRPLSHGQSPDLSGPLDPAPYQEIVLRLSRLLEELPQVEEVSLELSGPRIARFAVRLLGNPEPRNRHAHPKPR; encoded by the coding sequence ATGGGCTACGTGCCCCCACCCACGCCCCAGCACGGCCTCGAGGAGGGCCCCATCCTCCTCAAGGACGGGCGCACCGCCTTCCTGAGGCGGGCAGGTCCCAAGGACCTTCCCCTTTTCGTGGAGTTCCTGAGGCGGCTATCCCCGGAGTCCTTGCGCATGCGCTTCTTCTCCCCCATCTCCCCGGAAAAGGCGGCGGAGCTCCTCCTTTCCGCCAAACCCCAGGAGGAGAAGGTAACCCTCATGGTCCTGGCGGGGGACCCCCCCAGGATGGTGGCCACGGGGGAGTACGTGCGCCTAAAGGGGGAGGACACCGCCGAGGTGGCCTTTCTGGTGGATGACGCCTTCCAAGGCAAGGGCCTGGGCACCCTCCTTCTGGAGCGCCTGGCCTTGATCGCCGCCAAGCGGGGGATAAGGCGGTTTCAGGCCTTCGTCCTGGCGGAGAACCAGAAGATGCTCAACGTCTTCATGGAAAGCGGCTTCCAGGTGCGGGCCCACCGGGATAGCGGGGAGGTGGAGGTGGAGTTTGAGATCCTCCTGGAGGAAAGGGCGGCGGAGCGGTTTGAGTGGCGGGAAAAGGTTTCCACCCTTGCAAGCCTCCATCCCTTCTTCTTTCCCCGGGGGGTGGCGGTGGTGGGGGCAAGCCGCGACCCGGAAAGCATCGGCTACCGGGTGTTGGAAAACCTCATCTTCGGCCGCTTCCAAGGCCCCGTCTACCCGGTGAATGAGGCCATCGGCAAGGAGGGGGGCACGGTGGGGCCCCTTCTCGCCTACCCCCGGGTGGAGAGCATCCCCGGCCCCGTGGACCTGGCGGTGATCGCCGTGCCCAAGGAGCGGGTTTGGGAGGCCCTCGAGGCCTCGGGAAGACGAGGGGTGCGGGCCAGCGTGGTCCTTACCACCGGCTTCCAGGAACAAGAGGCCAGGGAGCTGGCCGACAAGGCCAGGCGCCTGGGGATGCGCCTTCTGGGCCCGGGTTCGTTGGGTCTGGTCCACACCCACCCCGAGGTGCGCCTGGCGGCGGGCCTGGCCCCCCTCCCCAAACCCGGACCCCTAGCCATCTCCAGCCAGTCCGGCACCCTGGGCCGGGCGGTGATGGCCTATGCGGAGGGCATGGGACTCGGCATCTCCTCCTTCGTCTCCTTAGGAGCCAAGGCGGACCTCTCCTCCAACGACCTTTTGCAGTTCTGGGAGGAGGACGAAAGGACCCGGGTGATCCTCCTCTACCTGGAGAGCTTTGGCAACCCCCGGCGCTTCTCCCGCCTAGCCCGGAGGATTGGCAAGAAAAAGCCCATCCTGGCGGTGCATCCTTCCCGGGATCCCTTGGTGCGCACCCTCTTCGCCCAGGCCGGGGTGATCCGGGCCAACAGCCTGGAGGAGGCCTTTGACGTGGCCGCCCTTCTGGCCCTGGGGCGCCTTCCGGAAAACAACCGGGTGCGCCTCATCTCCAACGCTTCCGGCCCCTCCAACCTGGCCCTCGAGGCCCTGAGGGAAGGAGGCCTGGAGGTGGAGCACGTAGACCTGGGTTCCACTGCCAATAGGGAGGATTTCGCCAAGGCCCTGGCCGAGGCCCTGGAAAGCGAGGCGGGAAGTATCTTCCTCCTCTTTGTGCCCATGGGCTTTACCAGCGAGGAGGAGTTCCTGGCCCTTTTGGAGAAGGCAGAAGGGAACAAGCTTCTTTTGGCCTGCGTGATGGGCTCCCCTGGGGTGCGGGCGCGGGTGCTGGGCCAAGCGGCCCTCTACCGCTTCCCCGAATCCGCGGCCATCGCCTTGAGCCGGGCCTGGGGTTACAAGGTCTGGCGGGAAGAACCCCTCCACTTCCCCGACTTCCCCGACCTGCGCCTGGAGGAGGCAAGGAAGCTTCTAGAAGGGAAAAAGACCCTAAGCCAGGCGGAGGGGGCTGCCCTCTTGGAGTGCTTCGGCCTGCCTTTGGGGAAGGGGGAAGGGCTTTCCCTCAAGCTCACCGCCAAACCCCATCCCCTTTTCGGCCCCGTTTTCACCCTGGTCCTGCCCACCCCCCTGGGGGACCAAGTGTTGGGCCAACGGCTTTCCCCCCTCACCCAGAAGGACGCCCAGGAGCTGGTAAGGCCCTTAAGCCACGGGCAAAGCCCAGATCTTTCGGGGCCTCTCGACCCCGCCCCCTACCAGGAAATCGTCCTCAGGCTTTCCCGGCTTCTGGAGGAACTGCCCCAGGTGGAGGAGGTTTCCCTGGAGCTTTCCGGACCCCGAATCGCCCGCTTTGCGGTGCGCCTCCTGGGAAATCCCGAACCGAGGAACCGCCATGCGCATCCAAAGCCCCGCTAA
- the pgi gene encoding glucose-6-phosphate isomerase: MLRLDTRFLPDFPQTFKEHGPLLLQAREALLAKRKDPQSMLGWMDLPEDTETLREVRRFREANPWVEDFVLLGIGGSALGPKALEAAFNGSSVRFHYVDHVEPEPVLRLLRGLDPRKTLVNAVSKSGATAETLAALLLFLNWLREHLGEDWRRHLVFTTDPKRGALRALAEREGLRVFAIPENVGGRFSVLSPVGLLPLAFAGADLEALLMGARKANEVALAPLEESLPLQTALLQHLHRHLPVTVFMVYSERLKYLPAWFVQLHDESLGKRDEEGNRVGTTAVPALGPQDQHAQVQLFREGPLDKLIVLVVPEGATEDLLLPRVEGLEGEAGYLFGKGLFQLLKAEAEATYQALAEAGQRVYTLYLSEVSPYAVGWLLQHLMWQTAFLGELWRVNAFDQPGVELGKRLTFALLGRPGYGS; this comes from the coding sequence ATGCTGCGCCTGGATACCCGCTTCCTCCCGGATTTCCCCCAGACTTTTAAGGAGCACGGGCCCCTCCTTCTTCAGGCCCGGGAGGCCCTTTTGGCCAAGCGGAAGGATCCCCAAAGCATGCTGGGCTGGATGGACCTCCCCGAGGACACGGAGACCCTCAGGGAGGTCCGCCGCTTCCGCGAGGCCAACCCCTGGGTAGAGGACTTCGTGCTCTTGGGCATTGGGGGTAGCGCCCTGGGCCCCAAGGCCCTCGAGGCCGCCTTCAACGGAAGCAGCGTGCGCTTCCACTACGTGGACCACGTGGAGCCGGAGCCTGTGCTTCGGCTCCTTCGGGGCCTAGACCCCCGGAAGACCCTGGTAAATGCGGTTTCTAAGTCGGGGGCTACCGCGGAAACCCTGGCCGCTCTCCTCCTCTTCCTCAACTGGTTGCGGGAACACCTGGGGGAGGACTGGCGGCGGCACCTGGTCTTCACCACCGACCCCAAGCGGGGGGCGCTCCGGGCCCTGGCGGAGCGGGAGGGGCTTAGGGTTTTCGCCATCCCCGAAAACGTGGGGGGGCGGTTTTCCGTGCTTTCCCCGGTGGGGCTCCTGCCCCTGGCCTTCGCCGGGGCGGACCTCGAGGCCCTCCTTATGGGGGCGAGGAAGGCCAACGAGGTGGCCCTGGCTCCCCTGGAGGAGAGCCTTCCCCTGCAGACCGCCCTTCTGCAACACCTCCACCGCCACCTGCCCGTCACCGTCTTCATGGTCTACTCCGAGCGGCTTAAATACCTTCCTGCCTGGTTCGTCCAGCTCCACGATGAGTCCTTGGGCAAGCGGGATGAGGAGGGCAACCGGGTGGGCACCACCGCGGTGCCCGCCCTGGGTCCCCAGGACCAGCACGCCCAGGTGCAGCTCTTCCGGGAAGGTCCCTTGGATAAGCTCATCGTTCTGGTGGTGCCGGAAGGGGCCACGGAGGACCTCCTCCTGCCCCGGGTGGAAGGCCTCGAGGGGGAAGCAGGTTACCTCTTCGGCAAAGGCTTGTTCCAGCTCTTGAAGGCCGAGGCTGAGGCCACCTACCAGGCCTTGGCCGAGGCGGGGCAGAGGGTCTATACCCTCTACCTCTCGGAGGTTTCCCCCTACGCCGTGGGCTGGCTCTTGCAACACCTCATGTGGCAGACCGCCTTCCTGGGGGAACTCTGGAGGGTGAACGCCTTTGACCAGCCCGGGGTGGAGCTGGGCAAGCGCTTGACCTTTGCCCTTCTTGGGCGTCCCGGGTATGGCTCCTAA
- the pckA gene encoding phosphoenolpyruvate carboxykinase (ATP), with translation MDRLEPLGIKPRKQVFWNTVSPILVEHTLSRGEGFLAHKGPLVVDTTPYTGRSPRDKFVVREPGVEEEVWWGEVNQPFAPEAFQALLERVAAYLSDRDLYVQDLYAGADRRYRLAVRVVTESPWHALFARNMFILPRRFPEDDEVEPFAPGFTVIHAPYFLADPERDGTRSEVFVGISFQRRLVLIVGTKYAGEIKKSIFTVMNYLMPKQGVFPMHASANVGKEGDVAVFFGLSGTGKTTLSTDPERPLIGDDEHGWSEEGVFNFEGGCYAKVIRLSQEHEPLIYKASNQFEAILENVVVNPESRRVEWDDDTKTENTRASYPLAHLENVVDSGMAGHPKAIFFLSADAYGVLPPIARLSPEQAMYYFLSGYTARVAGTERGVTEPKATFSACFGAPFLPLHPGVYARMLGEKIKKHGPRVYLVNTGWTGGPYGVGRRFPLPVTRALLQAALSGALEGVPYRQDPVFGFEVPLEVPGVPKELLDPRETWADKEAYDRQARKLAALFQENFRKYADGVEEVVLQAGPRLG, from the coding sequence ATGGACCGACTGGAGCCTTTGGGCATCAAACCGAGGAAACAGGTTTTCTGGAACACGGTTTCTCCCATCCTGGTGGAGCACACCCTGAGCCGGGGGGAGGGCTTTTTGGCCCACAAGGGTCCCTTGGTGGTGGACACCACCCCCTACACCGGGAGAAGCCCCCGGGACAAGTTCGTGGTGCGGGAGCCGGGCGTAGAGGAGGAGGTCTGGTGGGGAGAGGTGAACCAGCCCTTCGCCCCGGAGGCCTTCCAGGCTCTTCTGGAGCGGGTGGCCGCCTACCTCTCCGACCGGGACCTTTACGTTCAGGACCTTTACGCCGGAGCCGACCGGCGCTACCGCCTGGCGGTGAGGGTGGTGACGGAAAGCCCCTGGCACGCCCTTTTTGCCCGCAACATGTTCATCCTCCCGCGCCGTTTCCCCGAGGACGACGAGGTGGAGCCTTTCGCCCCCGGCTTCACCGTGATCCACGCCCCTTACTTCCTGGCCGACCCCGAGCGGGACGGTACCCGGAGCGAGGTGTTCGTGGGCATCAGCTTTCAGAGAAGGCTCGTCCTCATCGTGGGTACCAAGTACGCGGGGGAGATCAAGAAGAGCATCTTCACCGTGATGAACTACCTCATGCCCAAGCAGGGGGTCTTCCCCATGCACGCCTCGGCCAACGTGGGGAAGGAGGGGGATGTGGCCGTCTTCTTTGGTCTTTCTGGGACGGGCAAGACCACCCTTTCCACCGACCCAGAAAGGCCCTTGATCGGCGATGACGAGCACGGCTGGAGCGAGGAGGGGGTCTTCAACTTCGAGGGGGGGTGCTACGCCAAGGTCATCCGCCTTTCCCAGGAGCACGAACCCCTCATCTATAAAGCCTCCAACCAGTTTGAGGCCATCCTGGAGAACGTGGTGGTCAACCCGGAAAGCCGCCGGGTGGAGTGGGACGACGACACCAAAACCGAGAACACCCGGGCCTCTTACCCTCTTGCTCACCTGGAAAACGTGGTGGACTCGGGCATGGCCGGCCACCCCAAGGCCATCTTCTTCCTCTCCGCCGACGCCTACGGGGTCCTCCCCCCCATCGCCCGCCTTTCTCCGGAGCAGGCCATGTACTACTTCCTCTCCGGCTACACCGCCCGGGTGGCGGGCACGGAAAGGGGTGTCACCGAGCCCAAGGCCACCTTCTCTGCCTGCTTCGGGGCGCCCTTTCTTCCCCTCCATCCCGGGGTCTATGCCCGCATGCTGGGGGAGAAGATCAAGAAGCATGGTCCCAGGGTGTACCTGGTGAACACCGGCTGGACCGGGGGGCCTTACGGGGTGGGCCGACGTTTTCCCCTGCCCGTGACCCGGGCCCTTTTGCAGGCGGCGCTTTCTGGGGCCCTCGAGGGGGTCCCTTACCGCCAGGATCCCGTCTTCGGCTTTGAGGTGCCCTTGGAGGTGCCTGGGGTACCTAAGGAGCTTCTGGACCCGCGGGAAACCTGGGCCGACAAGGAAGCCTATGACCGCCAGGCCAGGAAGCTGGCCGCTCTTTTCCAGGAAAACTTCCGCAAATACGCCGACGGGGTGGAGGAGGTGGTGCTCCAGGCGGGGCCAAGGCTGGGGTAG
- a CDS encoding heme o synthase — MSQAWFSRYAWGVLVWNILVALWGAYVRATGSGAGCGSHWPTCNGEIIPRTPQVETLIEFTHRATSGLAFLSVLFLALLAFRLFPKGHPARLGSGAAFLFMITESLVGASLVLFGWTAHNVSAARAVVQMVHLANTYFLLASLVLAAWWASGGAPLRLRGQGAVGVALILGLLALLFLGMSGAVTALGDLLFPVRNTLEALERSLTPGEHFLVRLRVLHPLIAVSVGLYVVFAGYLVAHLRPSVYTRRFAHALAYLYGVQLLAGLVNVWLKAPVWMQILHLFLAYAVWLFFVLLMAAALDQGARRVELGEGTEVGQVHRGTGGATWKDYLALTKPRVISLLLLTTLLAMLIAAKGWPGTGLFLVVALGGYMMAGAANAINMVVDRDIDARMRRTAKRPTVTQRISSRDALLFAFGLALFAFLLLWWGANLLSATLALMGLIWYVLVYTLYLKRRTWHNIVIGGAAGAFPPLVGWAAVTGELSLFAWYLFALIFFWTPVHFWALALMIQDDYRAVGVPMLPVVLGERVTVMQIALYAVLTALISLMPLLLGELGLVYFFLSLALNALLILKSLALYRQPERRTAVSLYKYSMLYLALLFVAMAVDRVL, encoded by the coding sequence ATGAGCCAAGCTTGGTTTAGCCGTTACGCCTGGGGCGTCTTGGTGTGGAACATCCTGGTGGCCCTCTGGGGGGCTTACGTGCGGGCCACCGGGTCGGGGGCGGGGTGTGGCTCCCACTGGCCCACTTGCAACGGGGAGATCATTCCCAGAACCCCGCAGGTGGAAACCCTTATCGAGTTCACCCACCGGGCCACCTCGGGCCTCGCCTTTCTTTCCGTGCTCTTTTTGGCCCTTCTCGCCTTCCGCCTCTTTCCCAAGGGCCACCCGGCGCGGCTGGGCTCCGGGGCGGCCTTTCTCTTCATGATCACCGAGAGCCTGGTGGGGGCTTCCCTGGTCCTGTTTGGCTGGACGGCCCATAACGTGAGCGCTGCCAGGGCCGTGGTGCAGATGGTGCACCTGGCCAACACCTATTTCCTCCTGGCCTCCTTGGTCCTTGCCGCCTGGTGGGCCTCAGGAGGTGCGCCTTTGCGCCTTAGGGGTCAGGGTGCCGTGGGTGTGGCCCTGATCCTAGGCCTCCTCGCGCTTCTTTTCCTGGGGATGAGCGGGGCGGTGACGGCCTTGGGCGATCTTCTTTTCCCCGTGCGGAACACCCTTGAGGCCCTGGAGCGCTCCTTGACCCCGGGCGAGCACTTCCTGGTGCGCCTTCGGGTTCTCCATCCCCTTATTGCGGTAAGCGTGGGGCTTTACGTGGTTTTCGCCGGTTACCTGGTAGCCCATCTTAGACCTTCCGTCTACACCCGCCGTTTCGCCCATGCTCTGGCTTACCTCTATGGGGTGCAGCTTCTGGCGGGCTTGGTGAACGTCTGGCTCAAGGCTCCCGTCTGGATGCAGATCCTCCACCTCTTCCTGGCCTATGCCGTGTGGCTTTTCTTCGTCCTCCTGATGGCCGCGGCCCTTGACCAGGGGGCTAGGCGGGTGGAGCTGGGGGAGGGTACCGAGGTGGGGCAGGTGCACCGGGGTACTGGGGGAGCCACCTGGAAGGACTACCTGGCCCTCACCAAGCCCCGGGTCATCAGCCTTCTCCTCTTGACCACCCTCCTGGCCATGCTCATCGCCGCCAAGGGCTGGCCTGGCACGGGCCTCTTCCTGGTGGTGGCCCTGGGAGGTTACATGATGGCGGGGGCGGCCAACGCCATCAACATGGTGGTGGACCGAGACATCGACGCCCGCATGCGCCGCACCGCCAAGCGCCCCACCGTGACCCAGCGCATTTCCAGCCGGGATGCACTCCTCTTCGCCTTTGGCCTGGCTCTTTTTGCCTTCCTTCTCCTCTGGTGGGGGGCGAACCTCCTTTCCGCCACCCTGGCCCTCATGGGCCTTATCTGGTACGTGTTGGTCTACACCCTTTACCTGAAGCGGCGGACCTGGCACAACATCGTCATCGGGGGGGCGGCGGGGGCCTTTCCTCCCTTGGTGGGCTGGGCGGCGGTGACGGGCGAGCTAAGCCTCTTCGCCTGGTACCTCTTCGCCCTCATCTTCTTCTGGACCCCGGTGCACTTCTGGGCCTTGGCCCTCATGATCCAGGACGACTACCGGGCCGTGGGTGTACCCATGCTACCCGTGGTGTTGGGGGAAAGGGTGACGGTGATGCAGATTGCCCTTTATGCCGTGCTTACTGCCTTGATTTCCCTCATGCCCCTCCTTTTGGGGGAACTCGGCCTGGTCTACTTCTTCTTGAGTCTAGCCCTTAACGCTTTGCTTATCCTTAAGAGCCTCGCCCTCTACCGTCAGCCCGAGCGGAGGACGGCGGTTTCGCTGTATAAATACTCCATGCTCTACCTGGCCCTCTTGTTCGTGGCCATGGCGGTAGATCGGGTGCTTTAG